The Haladaptatus paucihalophilus DX253 nucleotide sequence GACCCTCACCAGTCCGCCAGTCGATATTTACCGTCCCGCACGCATACGAACGATATGGAGTACGAGACGATTCACGGGGAGGAGATTCCGAAGGTCGGCCTCGGAACGTGGCGGATGGAGGGCGCGACGTGCCGCGATGCGGTCGGAACCGCGCTCGACCTCGGCTATCGACACATCGACACCGCGCAAGCCTACGGCAACGAGCGGCAGGTCGGGCAAGCCATCGAGCACTCCGACGTCGACCGCGACGACATCTTTCTGACGACGAAGGTGTGGCCGATGCACCGCAAACGTCCCGACATCGTCAACTCCGTCCACGAGAGTTTGGCGCAGTTGGGGACCGAGTACGTGGACTTGCTCCTCATCCACTGGCCGAACCCGCTCGCCTCGACGGGCGAGGTGATGCGGACGCTCTCGGACCTACAGAGCGACGGGGTGGCCCGCCACATCGGCGTGAGCAACTTCGACACGGGGCAGTTGGAGACGGCGCGGGAGGAGGCGACGGTGGACGTGTTCACCGACCAGGTGCAGTTTCACCCGTTCAACCCGCAGGCGGAGTTGCTCGACTACTGCCAGCGAAACGACGTGCTGCTGACGGCCTACAGTCCGCTGGCCCACGGCGGCGCCATGCACGACCACGTTCTCACGGAACTCGGGACGAAGTACGACAAGTCCCCGGCACAGGTCGCACTCCGGTGGGTGACACAGCAGGACGGCGTGGTGACGATTCCGAAATCGACGAGCGAGGCGCACCTGAAACAGAACCTCGAAATCTTCGACTTCGAACTGACCGAGACGGAGATGGCGCTCGTAGCGCGCCCCTCGCGCCTTCGCACGGGAATGTCGATGCTTCGCGGCCGGTTGGGACGGTAACTCAGCCTGTTTCCCCGTTCACATCTCCACCGTCGCGGAGTTCCTCCACGATGGCCGACCCGACGCGGCGAACGTTCTCAAGCGTGACGTCGAAGGTTTCCGCCTGCACGCCGTCGTGCAGGCTCTCCCGAATCGACTGTCCGTCGTGGGGTCTGTCGAAGTTGGCGACCCCGCGCACGCTCAGATACCGGTCCAGCAGTCCGAACCGGTCGAGGGCGGTCGCCGTTCCCATCTCTTCCATCTCGGTCGTCGCGTAGGTTCCGGCACCGTACTGCTCCGTGAGCCACTGGGCGTGCTCGGAAATCGTCGCTCCGTGCCAGAACTCGTCGCCACAGAGCGTCGTTCCGACATCGACGCCGGGCTTCGACCGCGCAGCTTGCTGTTCGTAGCGGTTTCGGTACGCTTCCGTACCCGACGAATCGAGGAGTTCGACCGACTTTGCGACCCGGACGGCTTCGGTCACGAGGTCGTCGTTCAGGTGGTAGACGTAATCGTGCGGCCGATAGGAGAGGAGTTCGAGCGGCCGCTCCCGCTCGTCCGTTGTCTCGCCGTCGCGCGCCGCCCAGCGATGTT carries:
- a CDS encoding aldo/keto reductase; the protein is MEYETIHGEEIPKVGLGTWRMEGATCRDAVGTALDLGYRHIDTAQAYGNERQVGQAIEHSDVDRDDIFLTTKVWPMHRKRPDIVNSVHESLAQLGTEYVDLLLIHWPNPLASTGEVMRTLSDLQSDGVARHIGVSNFDTGQLETAREEATVDVFTDQVQFHPFNPQAELLDYCQRNDVLLTAYSPLAHGGAMHDHVLTELGTKYDKSPAQVALRWVTQQDGVVTIPKSTSEAHLKQNLEIFDFELTETEMALVARPSRLRTGMSMLRGRLGR
- a CDS encoding phosphorylase family protein; its protein translation is MTGTTEPIALDVLLLPAFAADDFDVEKDLPDEFERWRESYEFENSVSVSGANMPVYYTDDGIGITSTGMGKADAAATVTAILAGERFDCSETYFLTVGIAGAPPTVGTLGSVFVADSIVDWDRKHRWAARDGETTDERERPLELLSYRPHDYVYHLNDDLVTEAVRVAKSVELLDSSGTEAYRNRYEQQAARSKPGVDVGTTLCGDEFWHGATISEHAQWLTEQYGAGTYATTEMEEMGTATALDRFGLLDRYLSVRGVANFDRPHDGQSIRESLHDGVQAETFDVTLENVRRVGSAIVEELRDGGDVNGETG